A genomic region of Bubalus kerabau isolate K-KA32 ecotype Philippines breed swamp buffalo chromosome 10, PCC_UOA_SB_1v2, whole genome shotgun sequence contains the following coding sequences:
- the PDCD7 gene encoding programmed cell death protein 7 produces the protein MALPPFFTPGRPGPPPPQPPPPAPFGCPPPPLPSPAFPPPLPQRPGSFPGASAPFLQPPLALQPRAPGEVSRGGGGGGGSGSFYPVPPPPLPPPPPQCRPFLGNDAGERPRPPPPGPGPPWSPRWPEAPPPSDTLGDAALQRLRDRQWLEAVFGTPRRAGGSLPPRAPAGPSLGEVRARLRGALRLLRRLRDLGQALREAEADGAAWAQLHAQAQPLRAELAERLELLTQAAYVGEARRRLERVRRRRLRLRERVREREAEQEAEAARAAEREQEIDRWRVQCVQEVEEKKREQELKAAADGVLSEVRKKQADTKRMVDILRALEKLRKLRKEAAARKGVCPPASADETFEHHLQRLRKLIKKRSELYEAEERALQVMLEGEQEEERKRELEKKQRKEKEKFLLQKHEIESKLFGDPDEFPLAHLLQPFRQYYLQAEHSLPALIQIRHDWDQYLVPSDHPKGSSIPQGWVLPPLPSNDIWATAVKLH, from the exons ATGGCTCTGCCACCCTTCTTCACCCCGGGTCGCCCCGGCCCGCCGCCCCCGCAGCCGCCGCCTCCCGCTCCCTTCGGCTGTCCGCCACCGCCACTACcctccccggccttcccgccgcctCTTCCCCAGCGGCCTGGCTCCTTTCCGGGGGCCTCCGCCCCCTTCCTCCAGCCTCCGCTGGCTCTGCAGCCccgggcccctggggaagtctcCCGCGGGGGCGGTGGAGGTGGCGGCAGCGGCTCCTTCTACCCGGTGCCGCCACCGCCGCTGCCTCCGCCGCCGCCCCAGTGCCGGCCCTTCCTAGGGAACGACGCCGGTGAGCGCCCGCGGCCGCCGCCTCCAGGCCCGGGGCCGCCCTGGAGCCCGCGCTGGCCTGAGGCACCGCCGCCGTCCGACACGCTCGGGGACGCGGCCCTGCAGCGCCTGCGCGACCGGCAGTGGCTAGAGGCGGTGTTCGGAACCCCGCGGCGGGCCGGCGGCTCGCTGCCCCCGCGCGCGCCCGCCGGGCCCAGCCTGGGCGAGGTGCGCGCCCGGTTACGGGGGGCACTGCGCCTGTTGCGGCGGCTGCGCGACTTGGGCCAGGCCCTGCGCGAGGCCGAGGCCGACGGCGCGGCCTGGGCACAGCTGCATGCGCAGGCACAGCCGCTGCGCGCCGAGCTGGCTGAGCGACTGGAGCTGTTGACCCAGGCCGCCTACGTGGGCGAGGCGCGGCGTAGGCTGGAGAGGGTCCGGCGCCGCCGGCTGCGGCTTCGCGAGAGGGTCCGGGAACGCGAGGCCGAGCAGGAGGCGGAGGCCGCGCGGGCAGCAGAGCGCGAGCAGGAGATTGACCGCTGGAGGGTCCAGTGCGTGCAGGAGGTGGAGGAGAAGAAGCGG gAGCAGGAACTTAAAGCTGCTGCTGATGGTGTCTTATCTGAAGTGAGGAAAAAACAAGCAGACACCAAAAGAATGGTGGATATTCTTCGGGCCTTGGAGAAACTGAGGAAGCTTAGGAAAGAGGCTGCGGCAAGGAAAG GGGTCTGTCCTCCAGCCTCAGCAGATGAGACTTTTGAGCATCACCTTCAGCGACTGAGAAAACTCATTAAAAAGCGCTCTGAACTCTATGAAGCTGAAGAGAGAGCCCTCCAAGTTATGTTAGAAGGAGaacaagaggaagagagaaaaagagaattagaaaagaaacaaaggaaagaaaaagagaagttttTACTTCAGAAGCATGAAATTGAGTCCAAGTTATTTGGGGATCCAG ATGAGTTCCCGCTCGCCCATCTCTTGCAGCCTTTCCGGCAGTATTACCTCCAAGCTGAGCACTCCCTGCCAGCACTCATCCAGATAAG GCATGATTGGGATCAGTACCTGGTGCCATCTGATCACCCCAAAGGCAGCTCCATTCCTCAAGGATGGGTCCTTCCCCCGCTCCCCAGCAACGACATCTGGGCAACGGCTGTTAAGCTGCATTAG